A genomic window from Williamwhitmania taraxaci includes:
- a CDS encoding gamma-glutamyl-gamma-aminobutyrate hydrolase family protein (Members of this family of hydrolases with an active site Cys residue belong to MEROPS family C26.), which yields MKQRILLFATIILIGCNHAPQGSNHLDSATTTRQIIVMHPTVNNLKTFLYLTENALFPLPKDYRVVGVYHAKEIYDYKKAQKFIDEQGLSNVSLLKVDNVICADSLYAKNSCTELFTKLFNESQGAIFFGGPDIPPFTYGDSTNLLTVVTDPNRHYMELSFLFQLLGGNQNVGFKPLMDEKPDFRILGICLGMQTMNVATGGTLYQDIPTELYGKRSVESVLAMDANQQHRNYNTNFTDDTSLIWGGFHQIYVVPGAKIVSLLSVNGVRPFVLSSHHQSVKKLGMGLRVAAWSIDGKVVEAIEHNRFPNVIGLQFHPEPTLLYERGIKIKIQSNKPAEQSFEELYPGEKGASFHIAFWAMMGEMYK from the coding sequence ATGAAGCAACGGATACTTCTCTTCGCAACCATTATTCTGATTGGATGCAACCATGCTCCGCAAGGGTCTAATCACTTAGACTCGGCTACAACTACTCGGCAAATAATCGTAATGCATCCCACTGTAAATAACCTTAAGACGTTTCTCTATCTTACTGAAAATGCTCTGTTCCCTTTGCCAAAGGATTATAGGGTGGTGGGGGTTTACCATGCGAAGGAGATTTATGACTACAAAAAGGCACAAAAGTTCATCGACGAGCAGGGTTTGAGTAACGTATCCCTGCTAAAGGTTGATAATGTTATTTGCGCCGATAGTTTATATGCCAAGAACAGTTGTACGGAACTCTTTACCAAACTTTTTAATGAGTCACAGGGTGCGATCTTCTTTGGCGGTCCCGATATTCCCCCTTTTACCTATGGTGATTCCACCAACCTGCTGACCGTTGTAACCGATCCCAACCGACACTATATGGAACTCTCTTTCCTGTTTCAACTCCTTGGCGGGAATCAAAACGTAGGATTTAAACCGCTAATGGATGAAAAACCTGATTTTCGCATTCTTGGGATATGCTTGGGTATGCAAACTATGAATGTGGCAACAGGTGGAACGCTCTATCAAGATATTCCGACCGAACTATACGGAAAGCGAAGTGTTGAATCGGTATTGGCCATGGATGCAAACCAGCAACATCGAAACTACAACACAAACTTCACTGACGATACGTCCTTGATTTGGGGTGGCTTTCATCAGATTTATGTAGTTCCTGGGGCAAAAATCGTAAGCTTACTTTCGGTAAATGGCGTAAGGCCTTTTGTGCTTAGCAGTCATCATCAAAGCGTAAAGAAGTTGGGAATGGGGCTAAGGGTTGCTGCTTGGTCGATAGATGGGAAGGTTGTGGAGGCCATTGAGCATAATCGGTTTCCTAATGTTATTGGACTACAGTTTCATCCTGAACCAACACTGCTTTACGAGCGTGGCATTAAAATAAAGATACAGTCGAATAAGCCCGCCGAGCAATCCTTTGAGGAACTTTATCCCGGGGAAAAGGGTGCGTCGTTTCATATAGCATTTTGGGCAATGATGGGGGAGATGTATAAGTAA
- a CDS encoding MBL fold metallo-hydrolase, whose product MRLTFLGTGTSQGVPVIACPCPVCQSDQEHDKRLRTSALVEVDGVTILIDAGPDFRQQMLRAHVKQLDAILLTHEHKDHIGGLDDVRAFNFVNRKPMDIYAEDRVQDALKQEYAYVFAENRYPGVPEMNLFTIDGYPFDINGVKVTPIRCFHYKMPIYGFRIGDLTYITDANFISEEEKEKVVGSKYIVVNALRKQKHISHFTLSEALKLVQELSPRKAFITHVSHQLGFHADIQAELPRNVVLAYDGLVVDI is encoded by the coding sequence GTGAGGCTAACATTTTTAGGCACCGGTACCTCCCAGGGCGTTCCGGTTATTGCATGCCCCTGTCCGGTTTGTCAGTCGGATCAGGAGCACGATAAGCGGCTGCGGACCTCTGCTTTGGTGGAAGTGGATGGGGTAACAATCTTAATCGATGCCGGACCCGATTTCCGTCAGCAAATGCTGCGTGCTCACGTTAAGCAGCTCGATGCAATCTTGCTTACCCATGAGCATAAGGATCACATTGGGGGATTGGATGATGTGCGGGCTTTCAACTTTGTAAATCGAAAGCCTATGGATATTTATGCCGAGGATAGGGTTCAGGATGCACTCAAGCAGGAGTATGCCTATGTCTTTGCTGAGAATCGTTACCCAGGTGTTCCAGAGATGAACCTGTTTACTATTGATGGCTATCCTTTCGATATTAATGGTGTTAAGGTAACTCCAATTCGTTGCTTTCACTATAAGATGCCCATATACGGCTTTCGTATCGGAGATCTCACCTACATTACCGATGCCAACTTCATTTCAGAGGAGGAGAAGGAAAAGGTTGTGGGCTCAAAGTATATTGTTGTAAATGCCCTGCGGAAGCAAAAGCATATTTCTCACTTTACACTCAGCGAAGCGTTGAAGTTGGTGCAGGAGTTGAGTCCGCGCAAGGCATTTATTACCCACGTATCGCACCAATTGGGATTTCATGCAGATATACAAGCAGAGCTCCCACGCAATGTGGTGTTGGCTTATGATGGGTTGGTGGTGGATATATAA
- a CDS encoding bile acid:sodium symporter family protein encodes MQFIYKLILNRNSILVFAVILGLVAGDFASIFQPFSFFVLAVTMSFSMTGIRMQSLLNPKAMLGPMLLGAFLNYAVFGLVVISLAYFVMPTENLFYGFVVIAAAPPGVAIIPFSYILKGDVEYSIAGVLGAFLASVVVAPLFISLFANHTDVSSYSLFILMVKLVLIPLVISRFMLYKPLFRYIEPVRGKVVDWGFAVLIFIAVGMNRQVFFSAPTILLLVGGVLLTVTFGLGTIYSLIAKRMGIQRPRATTQTMLATIKSTGFSVFTALTLFGKEAAIPSAVMAVVVLLYLIFLSIKSSKLKMTVS; translated from the coding sequence ATGCAATTTATCTATAAGTTAATACTAAATAGAAACTCAATACTTGTTTTTGCCGTAATTCTTGGCCTTGTAGCTGGTGATTTTGCCTCGATATTTCAGCCTTTTTCCTTTTTTGTTCTCGCTGTCACCATGTCTTTCTCGATGACGGGAATAAGGATGCAGTCATTGCTCAATCCAAAGGCTATGTTGGGTCCCATGCTTCTTGGTGCTTTTTTGAACTATGCGGTATTTGGACTAGTTGTTATCTCCCTTGCTTACTTTGTTATGCCTACCGAGAATCTATTCTATGGTTTTGTGGTAATTGCAGCTGCTCCTCCTGGTGTGGCAATTATTCCATTTAGCTACATTCTTAAGGGCGACGTGGAGTATTCGATTGCTGGGGTTCTTGGGGCATTTTTAGCTTCTGTGGTGGTGGCTCCGCTCTTTATAAGTCTTTTTGCTAACCATACCGACGTAAGTTCATATAGTCTTTTTATTCTTATGGTTAAGTTGGTTTTGATTCCTTTGGTCATCTCACGATTCATGCTTTATAAACCCTTATTTCGATACATTGAACCTGTCCGAGGGAAGGTTGTCGATTGGGGTTTTGCTGTTCTTATATTTATTGCTGTTGGCATGAATCGGCAAGTGTTCTTCTCGGCACCAACTATTCTCCTGCTGGTAGGAGGGGTGTTGTTGACGGTTACTTTTGGGTTGGGAACCATTTATAGTCTGATTGCAAAACGAATGGGGATTCAACGTCCTCGGGCAACAACTCAAACCATGCTTGCTACCATAAAGAGTACAGGCTTTTCTGTCTTTACTGCGCTAACACTATTTGGCAAGGAGGCTGCAATACCTTCGGCCGTGATGGCCGTTGTTGTGCTGCTTTACCTTATATTTCTTTCAATAAAGAGTAGTAAACTTAAGATGACAGTATCGTGA
- a CDS encoding SAM-dependent methyltransferase gives MTGKLYMIPTTLGEGNPADVLPIHTIEIAQSLTCFVVEDLRSARRFLSSIKVKNPIDSLTFFELNEHTHHSIIYPMLKPAQQGVDIGLLSEAGAPAVADPGAPLVRMAHENNIRVVPLTGPSSILLSLMASGLNGQNFAFQGYLPIKPPERQRKLRDLEALSAREKQTQVFIEAPYRNMQLLNDILSTCRNNTLLCIAVDITLETEYICTKTVKEWKHALPELHKRPAIFLLMME, from the coding sequence ATGACAGGAAAACTTTATATGATTCCTACAACGCTGGGCGAAGGAAATCCGGCTGACGTTCTACCCATACACACCATTGAGATTGCGCAATCGCTTACCTGTTTTGTAGTGGAAGATTTGCGCAGTGCGCGCCGCTTTCTTAGCAGTATTAAAGTAAAGAACCCCATCGACAGCCTCACCTTTTTCGAACTTAACGAGCACACACACCACTCCATTATTTATCCCATGCTTAAACCGGCTCAGCAGGGTGTCGACATTGGTTTGCTTTCGGAGGCAGGTGCCCCAGCAGTTGCCGATCCAGGTGCGCCGCTGGTGCGAATGGCTCACGAGAACAATATCAGAGTAGTTCCGCTTACCGGACCATCCTCTATACTACTCTCGCTTATGGCTTCGGGGCTTAATGGACAGAACTTTGCCTTTCAAGGTTATCTCCCCATTAAACCACCTGAGCGCCAAAGAAAACTGCGCGACCTAGAAGCACTCTCGGCACGCGAAAAGCAGACCCAAGTATTTATTGAAGCGCCATATCGAAACATGCAGCTTCTTAACGACATACTCTCCACGTGCCGTAACAACACGCTGCTTTGTATTGCGGTAGACATAACCCTCGAAACCGAGTATATCTGCACCAAGACGG